One window of the Deltaproteobacteria bacterium genome contains the following:
- a CDS encoding arginine--tRNA ligase, translated as MKEQLAAKIGEALARAATKWGVDAPVPDVQITIPKHADHGDYATNVAMMFAKTVGKNPREIATALVEELGDAGGLVRRAEIAGPGFINFFVNTASVFDVVRRIEAEGEQFGRTSAGAGRRVLVEFVSANPTGPLHIGHGRGAVVGDALASLLDAAGFAVEREYYVNDAGLQIQTLGRSTLLRYRQLIDGVTGPLEQGLYQGDYMIDHARALRAERGDGLTEADIPEISLWTGGRILREILDDLAALGVRFDRCFSEKTLYDAGTVDRALQTLRDGGFAFDEEGALWLDTVRFGDEKNRVLVKSNGEKTYLAGDVAYHANKIDRGFDELIDIWGADHHGYVARMKAAIAALGRDPNALSVLLIQMVSLMRGGERASMSTRAGEFYTLQELREEVGRDSTRWFFLMRRYDAQLDFDVDLAKERSNKNPVFYVQYMHARICSIFAKAAEAGVAIPSAADADFAKLTAPEELEIAQRLAELPNVVTQSALAREPHKLSVYLSELAGLFHPYYFQHRILTDDAALTAARLALCAAVKRATANALAILGINAPDAM; from the coding sequence ATGAAAGAACAACTGGCGGCGAAGATCGGCGAGGCGCTCGCGCGCGCGGCGACGAAATGGGGCGTGGACGCGCCCGTGCCCGACGTGCAGATCACGATCCCCAAGCACGCCGATCACGGCGACTACGCCACCAATGTGGCGATGATGTTCGCCAAAACCGTGGGGAAAAACCCGCGCGAAATCGCGACGGCGCTCGTCGAGGAACTCGGCGATGCGGGTGGGCTCGTGCGTCGCGCCGAGATCGCCGGGCCGGGCTTCATCAACTTCTTCGTCAACACCGCGAGCGTCTTCGACGTGGTGCGCCGTATCGAGGCCGAGGGCGAGCAATTCGGTCGAACGTCGGCCGGCGCGGGTCGGCGCGTGCTGGTCGAGTTCGTGTCGGCCAACCCCACGGGCCCTTTGCACATCGGCCACGGGCGCGGGGCGGTGGTGGGCGACGCCCTGGCGAGCCTGCTCGACGCGGCGGGCTTCGCGGTGGAGCGCGAATACTACGTCAACGACGCGGGCCTGCAGATCCAAACCCTCGGCCGATCGACGCTGCTGCGTTACCGGCAACTGATCGACGGCGTGACCGGGCCGCTGGAGCAGGGCCTGTACCAGGGCGATTACATGATTGACCACGCCCGGGCCCTGCGCGCCGAGCGCGGCGACGGTCTGACCGAGGCCGATATTCCGGAGATCTCGCTGTGGACCGGCGGGCGCATCCTGCGCGAGATTCTGGACGACCTCGCGGCGCTCGGCGTGCGTTTCGACCGCTGCTTTTCGGAAAAGACGCTCTACGACGCGGGCACGGTGGACCGCGCACTGCAGACGCTTCGCGACGGCGGATTCGCGTTCGACGAAGAGGGTGCGCTGTGGCTCGACACGGTGCGTTTCGGGGATGAGAAAAACCGCGTGCTCGTGAAGAGCAACGGCGAAAAGACCTATCTCGCGGGGGACGTGGCGTATCACGCGAACAAGATCGACCGGGGATTCGACGAGCTGATCGACATCTGGGGCGCGGATCACCACGGCTACGTGGCGCGGATGAAAGCGGCGATCGCGGCGCTGGGCCGCGACCCGAACGCGCTGTCGGTGTTGCTCATCCAGATGGTGAGCCTGATGCGCGGCGGCGAGCGCGCGAGCATGTCGACGCGCGCCGGCGAGTTCTACACGTTGCAGGAATTGCGCGAAGAGGTCGGCCGCGACTCGACGCGATGGTTTTTTCTGATGCGGCGCTACGACGCGCAGCTCGACTTCGATGTCGATCTCGCCAAGGAGCGCTCGAACAAAAACCCCGTGTTTTACGTGCAATACATGCACGCGCGGATCTGCTCGATCTTCGCCAAGGCCGCCGAGGCGGGCGTCGCGATTCCCAGCGCGGCGGATGCAGATTTCGCCAAACTGACCGCGCCCGAAGAACTGGAGATCGCGCAGCGTCTCGCGGAGCTGCCGAACGTGGTCACGCAGTCGGCGCTCGCGCGCGAGCCGCACAAACTGTCGGTGTATCTGTCCGAACTCGCGGGCCTGTTCCACCCCTACTATTTTCAGCATCGCATCCTGACCGACGACGCGGCGCTGACGGCCGCGCGCCTCGCGCTGTGCGCCGCGGTGAAGCGGGCGACGGCGAACGCGCTGGCGATCCTCGGCATCAACGCGCCGGACGCGATGTAG